From the Carya illinoinensis cultivar Pawnee chromosome 4, C.illinoinensisPawnee_v1, whole genome shotgun sequence genome, one window contains:
- the LOC122306539 gene encoding uncharacterized protein LOC122306539, translating to MVENLSQEQLELVATAVDSLVEFQLAQVAKGKGQSSRSSAVGRNVCRWQKPAPNSVKANWDAALKEKEGKMGMGVIIRDEEGEVLASLCGSRKWVSKPDTAEMQALWRALKLCAELNFVNVVFEGDAFGIVKAVNGREENWEWNGQIIEDIREILKNRPNWVVQHTYRECNNAAHSLARYSLNVNDESVWIESVPEEIVKTIIQDKLCSI from the exons ATGGTGGAGAACTTGTCACAGGAGCAGTTGGAGTTGGTGGCAACT GCTGTTGATAGTCTAGTAGAGTTTCAACTGGCACAAGTAGCAAAAGGTAAAGGGCAAAGCAGTAGAAGTAGTGCAGTGGGGAGGAACGTGTGCAGATGGCAGAAACCTGCACCTAATTCAGTGAAAGCTAATTGGGATGCGgcattaaaagaaaaggaagggaAGATGGGAATGGGAGTAATAATCAGGGATGAGGAGGGTGAGGTCCTAGCTTCACTATGTGGCTCGAGGAAATGGGTGTCTAAACCAGATACAGCAGAGATGCAGGCACTTTGGAGAGCTTTAAAACTATGTGCAGAGTTGAACTTTGTAAATGTAGTGTTTGAAGGGGATGCCTTTGGTATTGTCAAAGCAGTGAATGGAAGGGAGGAGAATTGGGAATGGAATGGACAGATAATTGAAGATATTAGAGAAATTTTGAAGAACAGACCCAATTGGGTAGTACAACATACATACAGAGAATGTAATAATGCAGCACACAGTTTAGCGAGATATTCTTTGAATGTAAATGATGAGAGTGTCTGGATAGAAAGTGTACCTGAGGAGATAGTGAAAACTATCATTCAGGATAAACTTTGTTCTATTTGA